The genomic window TCTCCGCCGCCAGGGTCAGCACGTTGAAGGAACCGGCGAGGTTGATCTGGAGGACCTTGGCGTAGAGGTCGAGGTCGTGCGGGCCCTTGCGGCTGAGGATGCGCATCGACGGACCGATGCCGGCACAGTTGACGACGGTGCGAAGGGGGACCCCGGCACCTGCCGCAGTCGCCACCGCCTCGCGGACCTGGTCGACATTCGTCACGTCGACCGCGACGTACTCGACACCGTCGACCTGCGCGGCCTTCTCGATCGAGTCCGGCAGGTCGAAGGCGAAGACGCTCGCCCCCTGCTCCGCGAGCGCCGCTGCGGTGGCTGCGCCCAGCCCGGAGGCGCCTCCGGTGACGATGGCGGCGGTGTCCTTGACCTGCATGTCCGTACTCCTCGTGTCGGTGCGGTGCGTTCTGTGTGAGCCTAACCGGGCTCGCAGCGTTGGTTGCGAGACGGCACGACGTCGGCGTCGCCACGGGGGTTAACGTGCCCCTCATGCAGGATCAGCCCCACGCCCTGACCTCGGCGGCCTTCCCCGCGCCGGCCCGCAACCCGCGTGAGGTCCTGCTCTTCGGCCTGACACCCCCGCGGATCGAGACCACGCCCGAGCGCGTCGCCGAGATCGCCGAGCGCACCCTGGCCCGGGTCGAGACCCTGCCGATCGACGCGCTGGTCATCTACGACATCACCGACGAGGCCGACCGCAACTCCCAGCCGCGGCCCTTCCCATTCGCCGAGATGCTCGACCCGGCGACCTACCTGTCGCAGGGCCTGACCCGCTGGGACAAGCCCGCCGTCGTCTACCGCTGTGTCGGCAAGTACGACCCCGAGGACCTGCGCAGCTGGCTGCAGTCGGCGCCCGACAACGTGATGACGGTCTTCGTCGGCTCCTCCAGCAGCGACGCCGAGGTCCGCACGAGCCTGCCGCAGGCCGTGGAGATCCACCACCAGGCCCGCCCCGAGCTGCCGCTGGGCTCGGTGACGATCCCCGAGCGGCACATCGGGCGCGGCGACGAGCACCAGCGGCTGCTGAGCAAGCAGCGCTCCGGGTCGCAGTTCTTCATCAGCCAGATCGTCTATGACATCGGCGCTGCGAAGAACCTCGCCTCTGACTACCGCTACGCCGCGCTCGAGAGCGGGGTCGACGTCGCCCCGCTCGTCTTCACCCTGTCCATGTGCGGCTCGGCGAAGACGCTCGCCTTCCTCCAGTGGCTCGGCGTGGAGGTCCCGTCCTGGGTGCGCAACGAGATCCTGCACGCGCAGGACCCGCTCGACTGGTCCCGCCAGCAGGCGGTGGGCGCCGCCCGCGAGCTCGCCGACTTCTGCCGCTACCTGGGCATCCCCTTCGGCTTCAACGTCGAGTCCGTCTCCAGCCGCAAGGTCGAGATCGAGGCGGCCGTCGCACTCACCCACGAGATCGCGGAGCTTCTCGAGCGGGACTAGCCTGACGAGCATGCGGGCCGAACGCCTCACCGATGCACTCGCCCACCACGCCGAGGGACCGTGCTGGTGGCCCGGCTGGGGCGGCCTGCGCTGGGTGGACATGACCGCCGGCGACGTCCTGGCCCTCCACGCGAGCGGCGAGGTGAGCCGGACCCACGTCGGCGACGTCGCGGCGATGATCAGACCCCGGTCCACCGGGGGCGCGGTCATCGCCCTCGAGCGGGGCCTGGCGTTCGCGGACGAGGACTGGCGGGTGGGCCCCCTTCCTGCGATGTGGACCACGGACACCGTCCGGATGAACGAGGGCGGCGTCGCCCCCGACGGCAGCCTCTACGTCGGCTCGATGGCGTACGACCAGGCGAAGGGCGCCGCCCGCCTCTACCGGGTCCACCCCGGCGGTGAGGTGGAGACCGCGCTGGAGTCGGTGACGGTCTCCAACGGCATCGACTTCTCCCCTGATTCCACCCGCGCGTACTACAACGACACCCCGACCGGGCGGATCGCGCTCTTCGACTTCTCGCCGGAGGACGGGTTGGCGCACGGCCGGGTGCTCGCCGAGGTGGACGGGCATCCCGATGGCCTCACCGTCGATGGAGAAGGGGGTGTGTGGACGGCGATCTTCGGCGG from Janibacter cremeus includes these protein-coding regions:
- a CDS encoding methylenetetrahydrofolate reductase; the encoded protein is MQDQPHALTSAAFPAPARNPREVLLFGLTPPRIETTPERVAEIAERTLARVETLPIDALVIYDITDEADRNSQPRPFPFAEMLDPATYLSQGLTRWDKPAVVYRCVGKYDPEDLRSWLQSAPDNVMTVFVGSSSSDAEVRTSLPQAVEIHHQARPELPLGSVTIPERHIGRGDEHQRLLSKQRSGSQFFISQIVYDIGAAKNLASDYRYAALESGVDVAPLVFTLSMCGSAKTLAFLQWLGVEVPSWVRNEILHAQDPLDWSRQQAVGAARELADFCRYLGIPFGFNVESVSSRKVEIEAAVALTHEIAELLERD
- a CDS encoding SMP-30/gluconolactonase/LRE family protein, which encodes MRAERLTDALAHHAEGPCWWPGWGGLRWVDMTAGDVLALHASGEVSRTHVGDVAAMIRPRSTGGAVIALERGLAFADEDWRVGPLPAMWTTDTVRMNEGGVAPDGSLYVGSMAYDQAKGAARLYRVHPGGEVETALESVTVSNGIDFSPDSTRAYYNDTPTGRIALFDFSPEDGLAHGRVLAEVDGHPDGLTVDGEGGVWTAIFGGSRVERWSPDGTRDAVVEVGARQVTACTFGGADLDELYITTSREGLDEGEDPAAGSLFVVRPGVRGKAVTPFAG